Genomic window (Nitrospirales bacterium LBB_01):
TATCAGGCGTTAGTATATAGCGCCCTATAACGGCAAGCCTTGACGGCGCCTCTTCCACCTTTGGTTTTTCTACAAGGCCGTTGATTTTATATAACTGCCCGGAAACAAGCTCTCCTGATATAACGCCATACATTGAGACATCTTCAAGCGGTACCTCCTGAAGGGCTATTACCGGCGACTTATATTGTTCATATATGGCTATCATATCGGCAAGAAGCGTATCGTCGGGATCTATAATATCATCACCCAAAAGCACGGCAAAAGGCTCGTCCTTAACAAAAGCCTTAGCACAGTTTATAGCATCGCCAAGCCCAAGCGGCTTGCTCTGTCTTATAAAAGCAAAGTTAAGATCGTTTTGAATATTTAGTTCCGGTATGTGTGCTTCTTTGCCTTTTATTCGGAGAGTTTCTTCAAGCTCGCAGTTGTAGTCAAAGTGGTCTTCTATGGCCCGCTTGTTCCTGCCGGTAATGACTATAAACTCATCTATATTACACCTGACACATTCCTCCACAGAATACTGTATCAGTGGTTTATCCACTATAGGAAGCATCTCCTTAGGCGAGGCTTTAGTCACAGGCAAAAACCTTGTGCCTAAACCCGCTGCCGGCAATATTGCCTTTTTCAACATTTAGTACTGTAACAAAAGTATAATTGTTTTGTAAATACTTTTTTTTGTCAGAAAATTATAAAAAATGCTACAATAACCTTGTGTGAGTCTATAAACACATGACATGACTCAAACATTATCTTTATCTAAGGTGGGAGGAACTGAGCAACAGATGCCAGTGGCTGAAAGAGCAGAAGACAATCAGTTTAAAAGAGCATCGCTGACCGATAAGGAATTCCGGAGGCTGGGTGATTTTGTTCACTCAGAGGTTGGAATCAAAATGCCTGATATAAAAAAAACCATGCTTGAGGCCCGTCTGCAGAAAAGACTAAAAGCGCTTGGGTTTGACACTTTTAACCAGTACATAGAGTATGTGTTTAGCCCTAAGGGGCGCGATGCTGAAATTATAAATTTTATAGACGTTGTCACAACAAATAAGACCGATTTTTTCAGAGAGCCCAACCACTTTGAATACCTGACCTCAACCGCCCTGCCGACTCTCATCAGAACCCATGGTGCAGGCGTAAGGCGAAAACTTATGGTCTGGAGCGCTGGGTGCTCTACCGGAGAAGAGCCCTACACGCTCACTATGGTTCTTGATAACTATGGGCTTAAGCAATACAACGGGGTGTTCAGTTTTACGTTGATAGCGACGGATATTTCCTCACGAGTGCTTGAAAAAGCCCAAAGCGGCGTGTATGAAGAGGAAAAAGTAGCTCCCATACCTATGGAGATGAAAAAGCGGTATCTGTTACGAAGCAAAGACAGGAGCAAAAAAATTGTGAAAATAGTGCCTGAGCTAAGGTCTATGATAAAGTTTCGCCGTCTTAATTTCATGGAAGGGGATTTTGGATTCAGAGAAGAGATGGATATAATTTTTTGCAGAAATGTGGTTATATATTTTGATAAACAGACGCAGGAAAAACTTCTGAACAAATTCAGCCGCTATCTGATTCCCGGAGGATATTTGTTTATGGGGCATTCGGAAACTATTGCCGGATTAAAAGTGCCGTTTGTGCAGGTAGCGCCTACCGTTTACAGGGTTGCTCATTGAAGATATCTGAAATACGCCTGCCAATCGTTTTCTTAAAGCCCGGAGAGCTACACATGGGAACAAACCACGTAGCAGTGCACACGGTGCTGGGCTCCTGTGTCTCCGTAACGATGTATAATCCGCATAAGGGACTTGCCGCTATGTGTCACGGGTTGCTTCCTAACTGCGGCTGTGAGTGTGGGAGTTGCCCGGAAAAAATGAAATACGTGGAGTGTTCCATAGTGCATATGATAAATTGGTTTTACAAAGCAGGAGTTGATAAGTCTCAGATAGAAACTAAAGTGTTTGGCGGCGGTGATGTGCTTGATAAAGGGCATTGCGTTAACGCTCTCCCTCCTGAAAGGCAAAGACTGAGTGTTGGTAGCCAAAACATAAAAGCTGCATTAAAAGTGCTTGATGAGGCCGGTTTTAAGATAAGCGCTAAAGATGTCGGGGGCAATTTAGGCAGAAAGATGTTTTTCTTTACAGATAACGGCGAGGTCTTACTACGGAAAATTAAAAAGACCTGTACTTCAAGCCAAAAGCAGATGGCTTATTAAGCATAATGGAGCGTATGTGGGCTTAGGCTTCGTATCAAAGAAAATAAAAGTGTTGATTGTCGATGATTCGGCAGTGGTAAGACAGACACTTTTGACAATACTGTCTTCAGATCCAATGATTGAGGTTATAGGCACGGCATCGGATCCGTATGCTGCGGTAAATAAGATACATGAGTCCCCGCCTGATGTAATCACACTTGACGTAGAAATGCCGCGGATGGATGGGATAACGTTCCTTAAAAAAATAATGACTCAGAATCCGATACCTGTCGTTATGTGTTCAACCCTTACAGACAGAGGCTCAGAGACAGCGCTTAAGGCTCTTGAGTATGGGGCAGTGGATATAATAAGTAAGCCGCGTGTGGGCACTAAGCAGTTTTTAGAGGATTCGCGCGTACAGATATGTGACACAATAAAGGCAGCGGCGTCATCGCGCTTAAGAAAGATATCTCCCATAGATCAAAAGGTAGCGCCAAAACTTACGGCTGACGCCGTAATTTCAAAAGCGCCCTCACAGGCTATGATTCAAACTACGGAAAAAGTGGTCATCGTGGGGGCCTCAACTGGAGGCACAGAGGCGTTAAAGGTATTTTTAGAGGATTTCCCTATGGATTGCCCCGGCATAGTTATAGTACAGCACATGCCTGAGCATTTTACGGCGGCTTTTGCAAGACGTTTGGACAGTATATGCACAATAAACGTCAAAGAGGCATCGGATAATGACTCCGTGATAAGAGGCAGGGCATTGATTGCTCCCGGCAACAAGCACACTATGATAAAGCGAAGCGGTGCGCGGTACTACGTTGAAGTTAAAGACGGCCCGCTTGTCAGCAGACACAGACCATCTGTGGATGTATTATTCCGGTCAGCCTCGCGTTATGCCGGTAAAAACGCAGTTGGAGTTATAATGACCGGTATGGGGGATGACGGAGCGCGCGGAATGATGGAGATGAAAGAGTCAGGGGCTTTCAATATTGCTCAGGATGAGGCCTCCTGCATAGTGTTTGGAATGCCGAATGAGGCTATTAAGCATGGCGGTGTTGATAAGGTTCTCCCTCTGGACAGGATTGCAAGAGAGGTTATAAGAATATGCGGTTAGAGCGCATCATCACACTTTGTTTTCATTAGCGCTGACACGATTTATTTCTTACTGTTCGTTGATTATCAAACCGTTATAGTTGCCTATCGTCACGATACTAAAGCCGCTATTATTAGCAATGCTAAGGTTCCGACAATTTTAAAAATTATAATTATTCCTTTTGCAGCAATATCAAAAAAAGAAGTTCCATCTTGACTTCTGTATATGTCAGGAATATACTAAATTAGATGGATATTTTTAATCTTCTTAATGAATGCAGAGGGTTTGAGTGGGATGCGCACAATGCTGAGAAGAATCGGCAAAAACACCGTGTTATACCTCCTGAATGTGAACAGGTATTTCTTAATCGCCCACTGGTGGTTGCAGATGATGAAAAACATTCCGAAAAGGAAAAACGGCTCTATGCCCTCGGACACACGGATACTGACAGAATGCTCTTTATTGTATTTACAATCCGTTTGGATAAAATCCGAGTTATCTCGGCAAGGGACATGAGTGATAAAGAAAGGAGGGTGTATCAATCACATGAATAAGAACATCCCAGATTTTGCAACAGAAGACGAGGAAAGGGCATTCTGGAACACCCATGATTCCAGCGATTTTGTTGATTGGAAAAAGGCAAAACAGATTGTACTATCTGAGCTAAAGCCCACGCTTAGAACCATATCGCTCAGGCTTCCGGAATCTATGATTGCTGAGTTGAAACTTCTTGCCCATAAAAAAGATGTGCCCTACCAGGCGCTCCTTAAGATGTTTCTGTCGGAAAAGATAGCCGAGGAACTCAAGGTTCACTAAATGAGAGAAATCTATACAAAAAATGAGTTTAAAGCATTCAGAGAAATTCTCAGAAGAAGGGCTTTGGGGACTAACTCTGACCTTGCGGGAGAGGGGAATCCCCTTCAGGGGACAGTCAGCGAGATTATAAAAAACATACGTGATAGAGGCGATAGTGCATTAAGACAATATACGCAGCAATTTGACAAGGTAGAGCTTAATGAGCTAAGGATACCGGAAAGCGTAATAGAGCAAAGCGCACAAACCGTTGAACCAAAAATTGTAAAAGCCCTGAAACTTTCCATGGAACGGATACGTCGTTTTCACAAAAGGCAGCTTGAAAAGAGCTGGAGATACTCGTATAAAGGAGCGGAACTGGGGCAGTTAATCAGACCTCTTGAGCGTGTGGGAGTTTACGTGCCGGGAGGCAAGGCATCGTATCCCTCAACGGTGCTGATGAACGTCATACCAGCTCAGACGGCAGGAGTGAAAGAGATTGCCCTATGTGTGCCAACCCCTCAAGGGGAGCTAAACCCCTACGTTATGAGAGCTATTTGGGAACTGGGAATAACTGAGGTTTATCCGGTAGGGGGAGCACAAGCGGTTGCGGCTATGGCTTATGGCACAGAAAGCATAAAAAAGGTCGATAAAATCACAGGCCCCGGAAACATGTACGTAGCTGAGGCTAAAAAGCAGGTTTTCGGTGTGGTTGATATAGATATGATAGCAGGCCCCTCAGAGATTCTCATAGTCTCCGATGACTCTGGAGACCCTGAGTTTATAGCGGCTGATTTACTCAGTCAGGCAGAGCACGATGAGATGGCATCATCTGTGCTGATAACAACTTCAAAAACAATGCTTGCCTCTGTTAAAAAAATGTTGAAAAGTAAACTTGAAATGCTGCAAAGAGAAAATATAGCGCAGATATCACTTAACAATTTTGGAGCAATGGTTTATGCTGAAAGCATTGAACAGGCTTTTGAGTACTCTAATGAGATAGCGCCGGAACACTTGGAGATAATGGTGGAAAATCCTGACGAGTGTGTCAGTTTGGTGAAAAATGCGGGAGCCGTATTTATTGGAAACTATTCAACAGAACCGCTTGGCGATTACTGTGCTGGACCAAATCATACGCTTCCCACAAACGGCACATCTCGGTTTTTCTCACCACTTGGCGTTTATGATTTTATAAAACGAACGAGTTATATAAATTTTTCAGAGGCAGGCTTTTTAAACATTGCAGATGCCGTCTTCGATTTGGCCTCATGCGAGGGACTTCACGGTCATGCCGACTCAGTGATGGTTAGATTAAAACGCCTTAAGGGAAAGCAGCAATAGATTATTTACTAAAAATCAAAACAAATTTTGAAAATATCTCCTCCTGAAAATGGTGCAGCATTTGTTCTTTCATAAGTTTCAGGGCTTCAAATGGGCTCATAGCCTGCTTATAAGAGCGCTCGGCGGTGATAGCGTCAAACACATCCGAGATACAGCCGATTCTGCCATAAGGGTGGATTTCGTCCTTTTTCAACCTGAGAGGATATCCGGTTCCGTCCTCTCTTTCATGATGCTGCATTACGATAATTTTACACTCCTCGCTTAATTGATCAGCCTCTTTAAGTATCTTGTACCCTTGATAAGGATGAGTTCGCATCTTAAACATCTCGTCATCGGTAAGACGGCCGGGTTTGTTGATTATCTCAGGGGGTACTTTGGTTTTACCGATGTCATGAAGAAAAAACCCTGCGCCAAGTTCGTGCATATCATGAGCGTCTGAGTTTTTAAAAATTTCCTTAGATACCATTATTGACAGTATTCCAACATTTACCGAGTGCGTATAGGTGTAGTAGTCGTGCGAGGTAATATTAAGCAGGTAACCTGAGGTCTCAGGTTCCCTAAGAATCAAATCAACCAAATCAGAGACAACATCTTTTGATGTCTTAATGTTTTCAGCCGTTGGGCTTTCAAGCAGTTTTCCCATCATCCGAAGGGATGCGTCGTAAACTCGTTTTGCTTTTTCCTCTTTAGGCATTTTTGTGTCTCTTATGGCTTCTTTAAGATCATCCGGCATTAGTTTATCTGGCTGCCACGTATCTGGCGGTGTCAGATTTTTATCGGAATGGCTGATGTTTTCCACATTTTCTATCTTTAAGATGCCCTTATCGGTATCTATGACAACATCTTTGATTTTGTTTTTGATTATCTGCTCAATCTGGCTTTCGTGTGTTATTACAAATTCATTTTTAATAAACGGATGTTTAAACCATGACTCAGAAATTTTGATATACATTCCGATTTTAAGCTCTTTTGCTTTGATTGTTTTAAGCATCTCTTATTCCTCCAACCACTTTACCTGTACAAAGGCTTCTATGTCTCTAACTCATATTGCTAACACTATTGTAACACGTTGAGTCGTCTTGATTCTGTATTATATTTCATTAAAACTAATTGCTACTATCTGCCTAAAAACCTCATCAGTGCATTAATAACAACCAGTGGATGCGGCGGACAGCCTGCAATATATAAATTGGGGTTGATTTTGTTTAGAAATGTCCTGTCTATAGCTTGTGAACCGGCAAATATCCCGCCGCTTAGGGCACACGTGCCTACAAGGATTAAAACTTTTGGCTCAGGGATTGTGCGATAGGTCTCTTCAAGTGCATGTGTCATATTCCTTGTAATCGGCCCCGTTACAACGAGAGCATCAGCGTGAAGCGGCGACGTTACAAATTCTATCCCAAACCGCCCTATGTCAAAGTTAACGCTTGAAAGCGCATTTAACTCAAGCTCACAGCCGTTACATCCGCCCGCCGATACTGAGCGTAGCTTAAACGATTTATTAAATAACTTTACAATATGTTTATCTGGTACTATAACAGGCTCTCTGTGCCCAGAGCTTATCACAAGGTCTTTTAAATCGGTTGAGGCTAAATCAGTCTGATTTGTAAAACGTATGATACCTTCTGGGCAAACCCTTGAACACTCAGGACATAGTATGCACTTTGATAAATCTATCGTTATAGGATTATACGTTATTGCCGACACAGGACACACATCCATACACCTGTAGCAGGCATTAGCGCACTTACCATCCGATATCTTTGGCAGCCCTCTGAAATTATCCGGCGGCAGCGCCATATCCTTAATGCTCCGAAAACCCTGATTTAATTTCGTCTTTATCGCACTAAACATTAATTATCTGCTCCGTCCATTTCTATAAATCATGCCCGCTGAATGATAAGTCAAAACTCCTGTTACACAATGGAAAATCAGAAATTCCATTTCCTCTCATGGCAAGTGTGAGAGCTATCCAGTTATGAAATGAGGGGTCTGTTACGCGGTAGTGCAGAAGCTCGCTGTTGCGCCCTGTCATTGCCGCATGTGTCAGTCCTCCGCGCCATCCCTCCACTATAGTAACCACAAAGGAATCTGCCTTCATAAGCCGTGTCTCCTCTTTTATGCTGCCTGTCATAATGCCCATGTTTAGCCATCTGCGCAGAAGTTCAATGGATTGTGCTGTCTCAAGCACCCTAATGCGTGCCCTTGCCGCCACATCCCCTCCCTTTAGCAGCACAGGCTCTATGCTGTCTTTTACATAGACCCCATATGGTTGATCAGCACGGGCGTCAATCGGAAGCCCTGAGGATTTCGCCGCTATTCCCACAAGGCCCGCCCGCCATGCAGCCTCTGTGCTCACTGCCCCCATGTACTCAAGCTGAGACTGCACGCCGGGGTCATTGAAAAAGTATTCGTTTATGATTTCAAAATCTCTGTCAATAGCATCAAATATGCTTAATATCTGCTCACGGCTACGCAGCTCCAAATCGCTTAACACGCCGCCGGGACGAATTAAACCCCGCCCAAAACGGCAGCCGGAAATCAAGAGCATCGTATCCATCACGGTGTTTCTTAGCCGCCCATAAGTTGAAGCTCCCGGCAAAAACCCAATATCAAGCGATATGCCGCTTAACCCCGATAAGTGCATTGCAATACGTTCAAATTCAAGCGCTATTGCGCGTATTATTTCTGCTCTGCCTGACACCCTCACTCCCGACATTGCCTCCATAGCAAGCGCATGTGCCCACACGTGCCCTATCACAGTGTCTCCTGTTATTGACTCTGCAAGCGCTGATTTATTCATTGGGTTTCCGGCTGCAAAGAGCGACTCTACCCCTCTGTGCTGATACCCTGCCTGTATCTCTAAATTAAACACATCCTCGCCGTGACACAAAAACCTGAAATGCCCGGACTCTGTAACTCCGCCATGAACCGGCCCAAGGGCTGTCTCATGAACCTCTCCGCCAGATGAACCATAAAACGGGTAATCGGCAATTGCGCTGCGTGTGCCATAGCCATACCTTACTGGTTTCAGCCACGGATGCCCCACAGGAACCACTCCGTACTCTTCATAGAGGTTTCGTTCAAACAACTGCATGGCAGGCACTGAGTTAGATATGGAATCGTACCTGCCGCCACGCTCTGTCTGCGCTGTAGCTATCGTCAGATGATTTTGTATGTCATCGGATAGGACAGATATGACAGAAATGTTACCGTTTGGAGCCTCATAACCAAAAAACTGAATTATCCTTAAGCCCTGCTGAATTTGAACAACAATTCCCTCCATCATGTCGCTTAGATGCAACACTGGGATTTGCCGCCGCGGGATTGCCACAGTGTTATTTATGGTCAGCCACTTGCTTGTCACAATGATTTAATTGCCTCCTAATATGTACGCAGCGCCGTGTAACAACCAGTTTAACTCAAAAGGAATACTTATTCCGAGTATTATTATAATCAAAAGGAATACCCATTGCGGTAAAAGCGATAGTATTGGTTCTCTAACTGCCTCTTCAGTTTCATCACAGGCTGAGGGTATATCTGACGATAGCACCATCTTAAATACAGATTTAATTATGCCATACGCCGCCGTTGCCGATAGCAAAGTAAAAATGGCAAGCACTACCCATCGGCTGTCTGTCACCATTTGTTTTATAATCATAAGTTCGCTTACGAAAATCCCTGAGGGTGGAATCCCTGTTATAAGCAAAGCTGCGGCAGCCAGTGTGACAGAGCTCTGAGGGATTTTCCTTATTCCCAGACAGATGCCGCTGGTTTTAATTGTGCCGTAAGTGTAAAGAAAATTCCCGCTGGTTAAAAACAGTGTGTGTTTTAGCAGGGAGTGACAAAGTGTGTGAAGCATGGCAGCATATATCGCAAAGCCGCCAAGACCCAACGCAGTTGCAAGCACCCCCATATGCGCTACAGTGGAATAGGCAAGCTTTCTTCTGAAATTATCAACACGAGGGATAAAGACGGCCCCTGTGAGCATTGAGACAAGCCCAAGAGTAAGCAGCAATCCTCGTATAAATGAAATCATCGGAGTTGATGAGAAAATTTGATAGTATCTTAAAATAGCCAGAAATGCAGCGGCTTGCAATGTGCCTGAAAACATAGCAGAGGCAGGTGAGGGAGCCTTAGAGTGGGCATCGGGGAGCCATGTGTGCATGGGAGACAGCCCCATCAGAGTGCCGTAGCCAACAAGAGCAAACGTAAAAGCCATTCCGCCCCAGAGAGGCGATATTATTGATGCATAATTTGAAAGGGTATCAATGCTAAGATTATGCCCTGTCACCTGCTCTGAGGCCTCAATCATAGAAAGCACTCCGATAAAGGAAAGCACAATGCCGACCGAACAGATAAAGAGATGTTTCCACGCCGCCTCAAGAGATTCCTTATCCCTGTGATGCCAGATAAGTGTAGCAGCAGCAAGCGGCACAGCCCCTACAAAGACCCACATAAGTGCCAGGTTTCGGCTTAATACAGCCCCTGTCACAACGGAAAGTAAAAACATCATGGCAGGCGCATACCAGTGGTCATAGAGCTGCGCCTCATCCATTTCCTTTAAGTAGAGGTTGCTATAAACTGCAGAGCCAAGAAATGAAATGTTTACAATGAACAGAAAGACAAAGCCCAACGTATCAGTGCCAAGTAGTTCGCCGTTTCTATAGACGCCGTTATATGGCAGTGTCGTTGATACTGCAAGATTAATCAATGAAACCACAATGAGAGCGCATCTATCCGCCTTTGACGACCTTAACACGGCTGAGAGCATGGCGGCTGCCATAGGCAAAGTGATAATTGCAATTTCTTTAACCACGTGATAGTTCACTTGTATTTTCTTCAACTGTCGCTAACATCTCTTAAACATTAACATTTCTAACGATTTAAGTTCCAGCTAAGGCCGCGCTGAGTATTCTATCAAAGCAAAGATATAATGGTGTGTATGCAATTTGTTTTAATAAGTAGATTTTGGGTTTTATATCCGGCGACATCCCTACCCAAACAAGTGTCCGTTAATTAAACTACCGGCTAAAATCCATAAATCCGGCTCGTTTAAAATCCTCGTCAAAAGAAAAAAATAATTGCATCTCCATTTTTTGCATTACCAAAAAGCTGGTGCAATCGGTAAAAGAATAAATTTTGTCACTGTGTCTTTTAAAATATTCCCACGCTTTTCTCTGCAATTCCTCGTTAAGCCACACAATTTCAATTATATTGCTGCTAAAAATAAACTCTCCCATTTTTACGGCTGTTTCGTGGTTGGTTCTGGTTACACACAAAGTAAGCGCCTCATCAAAAATAAAATTGGTTAAAAGCAGTTTTAACTTTTTTCTCTTGATAATTTCCATTTTAGAACGAGCCTCTAAGTGCATCTCATCCGCTTTATCAAAAAAAGCTACTAATGCGCTGGTATCAACAAAAACTGTAGTCATGTGATTTTAATTATTTATCTGGTTGACCATAAAGATATTTATCGTGGTTTTTTGCCAAATCACCTAATCCGCTGTCCATAATTCCAGCTAATTTAAAGAAAGTATCGTTTTCCCAAACATCGTCATCGTTTAAATCGACAGCTTCCTTTTCAGGGTTCATGATTTCATTGATGGTGACAAGAACTTCTCTACCTTCTGGAAAATCTATTTTTTCTAAAAGCTCAATTCCTCCATGTGAAACTCTGGCCCTTACTGTTGCGGTCATCTCTGCCACCTCCTTTATTGAGTTGCCGGTCGTATTGTTCATAAAAAGTAACTCTTTGAACGTATTTTACTCTAAACCATAATAAATTTCTACTTTTTTATTTGGGATTAGTTTTAACACTAATCCGACAGCCTCGTTAGTTTACTTACGTCTGAGTCTTCAAAGGCTGATTTCATGTTATTTACGAAAATTCCCATAAGAAACACCACTATCATGACGTCAAACAACACTCCGGCCTCTACAACTATAGGGACACCTGGGGCCAAAGACAACGACATCATAAAAGCTCCGTTTTCAAGCACCAGAAATCCCATCACATGACTTATAATCTTCTTTCGCGTTGTTATTATAAGCATTCCTATTATTACGGCAGAGAGTGAGACGCTGAAATTAAGCACATTGATATTGCTCCCGGCCTGTTTCAGTATTGATGATAAAACAAATGACAACGACATTATGATTGTAGAAAGCACCAACATCATAAAGCTGCCAAGAGATGGGTCGGTCTCCCGTTTTATTCCCATTGTTTTAATTATATGACGAATAAACAGAGGCAGTATAGCTGCCTTTACTACAATAGTTTCAAAAGCAATAAACAGAGCGTGAGTTAGTTTTAGAGTTTCCGTCTGTGCTATGGACGCCAAAAAAAGCATAATGCCCTGAACCGATAGTATTATGACAAAAGCTGAAATACGGCTTGTTGTCGCTATGTATAAAATCGTAACTCCAAAGAGTATAACTGCTATTTGGTTAATCATACTTTAAGCACCAACACAGCAAGCACAATCAGAGCAATTCCAGTTGCACCAAACAAAAACTGAGGCACGTAAGAAAGCCTAAGACGAGCAAACAGTGACTCTATCAGCCCAATAGTGAGGGCTATCCCTGACATCAGAAATATGTATAAAAACAGAGACGTAACCGGAGAGACCCATGCAGGAACAATAATACTCGTTATAAGGGTGCTTAACAGCGATATTTTAAGAATAGATGTAAGGTTCATAAAGGCTAAGTCAGGGCCGCTGACGTTAAAAGTTAAAGCGCCGTTAATCATTGAGGGCTCATTAAGAGTTGAGGGGTCACAAACTGGAAGACGGCCTGCCTCAGTCAGTATCAGCATCATAAGTACAATGTTACCACAAACGGCAGGTACAAGCAGCTCTGAGTGTGACCATGCCTGTGCTAAATTGAAAAAAGTGCCGGAAATGGCGGTCGTTACACTATTATCAGGCATGAGAATTACTGAATAAATCTCGGTAAAGGAGCTTTTACCTGTAAGTTGTGCAAGTGTGGCGATAATTATAAAAAATGCAGGTTCAATTAATGCAGAGAACGTAATTTCCCTGCTTGCTCCCATACCTCCGAAACTACCTCCGGTATCAAGCGATGTGATGACTGTAAAGAATTTTGCAGAGGCCAGCGCACAGGCAAAAAATATGAAATCTCCCTTAAAACTCATAACTGCAGCGCCGCCGCTAACTGGAACAACCAAGGCGGCAGCCAACACTGAGGCAAGTGCAAGTGATGGTCCAAATGTGGAGACAAACGAGGCGTTATCACTAACAACCTGTGATTTTTTAAAAAGTCGGATAGTTTCATAAATCGGCTGAAACAAGGGCGCCCCAGACCTGCCAGCCCACAGAGCTTTCACCTTTACAATTACTCCAGACATAAACACCGCCAGAGTAAGCATCAGTGAATATCTAAATAGTGCCTCTGTTACCAAAAAAGCCTCCAAACAGAAATGACAAGAAAAAGAACCAGTGTTATCAGCATATAGAACAGGTAGTGTCCAATGTGTCCGGTCTGAATCCATGCAAATAAGTCGTAAAAACGATTAAGGACTTTAAGTATATTTGTAACTATGTATTGATCAATAAAATCATGATGTTTTGTTTGATAATGAAATCTCTCATGGGGGAAAAAATAGTCTTTTCTTGAAAATTTAGAGGCTCCCGGTATCTGTATTATAGTGCACATGCCGGCATCAGTATCCTCAACAGGAGTCTTATCTATCTCCTCGATTTTCAGCGAGTAAACAGAGTCCTCCTTTGTCACAAGCGGCAGTATCAGATTAATAAGCGGGGCGGTGAGTGACGATGCAGTGTATTGCATCCGGCTGCTTACATTTTCATAACCGCAGTTCCATGTGGGGGCAGTGAGAGTTGTACGTTTTCTGAGTAAAAAGTGTTTAAATCCCAGTATAGCTATTACAAACATCAGAAAAATTAACGAT
Coding sequences:
- a CDS encoding BrnT family toxin, yielding MDIFNLLNECRGFEWDAHNAEKNRQKHRVIPPECEQVFLNRPLVVADDEKHSEKEKRLYALGHTDTDRMLFIVFTIRLDKIRVISARDMSDKERRVYQSHE
- a CDS encoding NADH:ubiquinone oxidoreductase gives rise to the protein MFSAIKTKLNQGFRSIKDMALPPDNFRGLPKISDGKCANACYRCMDVCPVSAITYNPITIDLSKCILCPECSRVCPEGIIRFTNQTDLASTDLKDLVISSGHREPVIVPDKHIVKLFNKSFKLRSVSAGGCNGCELELNALSSVNFDIGRFGIEFVTSPLHADALVVTGPITRNMTHALEETYRTIPEPKVLILVGTCALSGGIFAGSQAIDRTFLNKINPNLYIAGCPPHPLVVINALMRFLGR
- the hisD gene encoding histidinol dehydrogenase, whose product is MREIYTKNEFKAFREILRRRALGTNSDLAGEGNPLQGTVSEIIKNIRDRGDSALRQYTQQFDKVELNELRIPESVIEQSAQTVEPKIVKALKLSMERIRRFHKRQLEKSWRYSYKGAELGQLIRPLERVGVYVPGGKASYPSTVLMNVIPAQTAGVKEIALCVPTPQGELNPYVMRAIWELGITEVYPVGGAQAVAAMAYGTESIKKVDKITGPGNMYVAEAKKQVFGVVDIDMIAGPSEILIVSDDSGDPEFIAADLLSQAEHDEMASSVLITTSKTMLASVKKMLKSKLEMLQRENIAQISLNNFGAMVYAESIEQAFEYSNEIAPEHLEIMVENPDECVSLVKNAGAVFIGNYSTEPLGDYCAGPNHTLPTNGTSRFFSPLGVYDFIKRTSYINFSEAGFLNIADAVFDLASCEGLHGHADSVMVRLKRLKGKQQ
- the galU gene encoding UTP--glucose-1-phosphate uridylyltransferase GalU, coding for MLKKAILPAAGLGTRFLPVTKASPKEMLPIVDKPLIQYSVEECVRCNIDEFIVITGRNKRAIEDHFDYNCELEETLRIKGKEAHIPELNIQNDLNFAFIRQSKPLGLGDAINCAKAFVKDEPFAVLLGDDIIDPDDTLLADMIAIYEQYKSPVIALQEVPLEDVSMYGVISGELVSGQLYKINGLVEKPKVEEAPSRLAVIGRYILTPDIFAELDVIPPGRGGEYQLTDALSLLLKKRVIYGYLFKGQRYDAGDKFGFLKATISLSLKRPEYTEKLKKYIKELASGF
- a CDS encoding chemotaxis response regulator protein-glutamate methylesterase encodes the protein MGLGFVSKKIKVLIVDDSAVVRQTLLTILSSDPMIEVIGTASDPYAAVNKIHESPPDVITLDVEMPRMDGITFLKKIMTQNPIPVVMCSTLTDRGSETALKALEYGAVDIISKPRVGTKQFLEDSRVQICDTIKAAASSRLRKISPIDQKVAPKLTADAVISKAPSQAMIQTTEKVVIVGASTGGTEALKVFLEDFPMDCPGIVIVQHMPEHFTAAFARRLDSICTINVKEASDNDSVIRGRALIAPGNKHTMIKRSGARYYVEVKDGPLVSRHRPSVDVLFRSASRYAGKNAVGVIMTGMGDDGARGMMEMKESGAFNIAQDEASCIVFGMPNEAIKHGGVDKVLPLDRIAREVIRICG
- a CDS encoding protein-glutamate O-methyltransferase, with the protein product MPVAERAEDNQFKRASLTDKEFRRLGDFVHSEVGIKMPDIKKTMLEARLQKRLKALGFDTFNQYIEYVFSPKGRDAEIINFIDVVTTNKTDFFREPNHFEYLTSTALPTLIRTHGAGVRRKLMVWSAGCSTGEEPYTLTMVLDNYGLKQYNGVFSFTLIATDISSRVLEKAQSGVYEEEKVAPIPMEMKKRYLLRSKDRSKKIVKIVPELRSMIKFRRLNFMEGDFGFREEMDIIFCRNVVIYFDKQTQEKLLNKFSRYLIPGGYLFMGHSETIAGLKVPFVQVAPTVYRVAH
- a CDS encoding chemotaxis protein CheD, translated to MKISEIRLPIVFLKPGELHMGTNHVAVHTVLGSCVSVTMYNPHKGLAAMCHGLLPNCGCECGSCPEKMKYVECSIVHMINWFYKAGVDKSQIETKVFGGGDVLDKGHCVNALPPERQRLSVGSQNIKAALKVLDEAGFKISAKDVGGNLGRKMFFFTDNGEVLLRKIKKTCTSSQKQMAY
- a CDS encoding HD-GYP domain-containing protein; translation: MLKTIKAKELKIGMYIKISESWFKHPFIKNEFVITHESQIEQIIKNKIKDVVIDTDKGILKIENVENISHSDKNLTPPDTWQPDKLMPDDLKEAIRDTKMPKEEKAKRVYDASLRMMGKLLESPTAENIKTSKDVVSDLVDLILREPETSGYLLNITSHDYYTYTHSVNVGILSIMVSKEIFKNSDAHDMHELGAGFFLHDIGKTKVPPEIINKPGRLTDDEMFKMRTHPYQGYKILKEADQLSEECKIIVMQHHEREDGTGYPLRLKKDEIHPYGRIGCISDVFDAITAERSYKQAMSPFEALKLMKEQMLHHFQEEIFSKFVLIFSK